The following proteins come from a genomic window of Salvia hispanica cultivar TCC Black 2014 chromosome 4, UniMelb_Shisp_WGS_1.0, whole genome shotgun sequence:
- the LOC125219547 gene encoding F-box/LRR-repeat protein 3-like: MKMKSPILLLTDDLLLKIISLLTDDSDRKSLRSTCKPFLHLDSLHRTHLRLLHPDFLPSLLPKLPSLSSLDLSVCPRIDVSLLLPSAPRLTRLLLSRCSFLPPHSLRALATACPHLQTLDLSYCTAFGDLEAAAISAAASLRDLNLDKCLNVTDVGLAQVAAGCPDLESLSLKWCFDVTDIGLRFLSKKCLHLKRLDISYLKVSNESLHWISGMERLDTLQMVGCGSVDHNGLLHIANGCASLKVLDISRCDRLSMDALCSVIHGHNRLLELHASYCFSELSMSFVNQLKDLKSLKVLRIDGARVRDPMLKIISNNCKCLTEVGLGKCRVTDTGIWHLVSGCVNLKVLDLTCCSDLTDSAILAIARSCRDLSCLKLECCNLLGEGSLNHLGSHCRFLEEIDLTDCSGINDIGLKYLSRCSELVSLKLGLCVNISDKGLSYMASNCSKIRELDLYRCEGIGDGGLAAISRSCKKLKVLNLSYCDGVTDEGMAYLSSLEELSSLEMRSLRNITATGLTKLAAGCRRLAELDVKNCKGIDDSGFWALAYYSRNLQQINVSGCVISDVGLCMVMGNLTRLQDAKLLDLARVSADGVEVALRACCACLKKVKLSASLRRLLSPQIVQTLEANGCKIRWD, translated from the exons atgaagatgaagtcGCCAATCCTTCTCCTGACAGACGATCTCCTCCTCAAAATAATCTCCCTCCTCACCGACGACTCCGATCGCAAATCACTCCGCTCCACATGCAAGCCCTTCCTCCACCTCGACTCCCTCCACCGCACCCACCTCCGCCTCCTCCACCCCGACTTCCTCCCTTCCCTCCTCCCCAAACTCCCCTCCCTCTCCTCCCTCGACCTCTCCGTCTGCCCCCGCATCGACGTCTCCCTCCTCCTCCCCTCCGCCCCCCGCCTCACCCGCCTCCTCCTCTCCCGCTGCTCCTTCCTCCCTCCCCACTCCCTCCGCGCCCTCGCCACCGCCTGCCCCCATTTACAAACCCTCGACCTCTCCTACTGCACCGCCTTCGGCGACCTCGAGGCCGCCGCGATCTCCGCCGCCGCAAGCCTCAGGGATCTCAATCTCGACAAGTGTCTCAACGTCACTGATGTGGGGCTGGCTCAGGTCGCTGCCGGATGCCCTGACCTCGAGAGCCTCTCCCTCAAATGGTGCTTCGATGTGACCGACATTGGGCTTCGCTTTCTCTCTAAGAAATGCTTGCATTTGAAACGCCTTGATATTTCATACCTCAAG GTTTCGAATGAGTCACTGCATTGGATTAGTGGAATGGAGAGGCTGGACACTCTGCAAATGGTTGGGTGTGGATCGGTGGATCATAATGGCTTGCTGCATATTGCAAATGGATGTGCTTCTCTTAAG GTATTGGATATATCAAGATGCGACAGATTGAGCATGGATGCACTATGTTCCGTTATCCATGGACATAATCGTTTATTAGAGCTTCACGCAAGCTACTGTTTTTCA GAGCTTTCTATGTCTTTTGTCAACCAGCTCAAGGACCTAAAGAGCCTTAAAGTGCTGAGAATTGATGGGGCACGAGTTCGGGATCCTATGTTAAAAATCATCAGCAACAACTGCAAGTGTTTGACTGAAGTGGGACTTGGAAAATGCAGAGTGACGGACACAGGCATCTGGCATCTTGTGTCGGGCTGTGTTAATCTCAAGGTACTTGATTTAACATGTTGCAGCGACCTCACTGATTCAGCCATACTAGCTATTGCACGTTCTTGTCGGGATCTCTCGTGTCTTAAGTTGGAATGCTGCAACTTACTCGGTGAGGGTAGTCTCAATCATCTCGGGTCTCACTGCAGATTTCTTGAAGAGATTGATCTTACAGATTGTTCTGGAATAAATGATATAG GGTTGAAGTATCTATCAAGATGCTCGGAGCTTGTATCGTTGAAACTTGGACTATGTGTTAACATTTCAGACAAAGGATTGTCTTATATGGCTTCAAATTGCTCAAAGATTCGAGAACTTGATTTATACAG GTGTGAAGGAATAGGTGATGGAGGCTTAGCTGCTATATCGCGTAGCTGCAAAAAACTGAAGGTGCTAAATTTGTCGTACTGTGATGGAGTTACTGATGAAGGGATGGCGTATTTAAGCTCGCTAGAAGAACTCTCCAGTCTTGAAATGCGATCTCTTCGAAACATCACTGCTACTGGCTTGACAAAACTTGCTGCAGGTTGCCGGAGATTAGCTGAATTGGATGTAAAAAATTGCAAGGGAATTGATGACTCGGGATTTTGGGCGTTGGCTTACTACTCAAGGAATTTACAACAG ATAAATGTGAGTGGGTGTGTGATCTCGGACGTGGGGCTGTGCATGGTGATGGGGAACTTAACTCGGCTGCAGGATGCGAAGCTGCTGGACCTTGCCCGTGTATCAGCGGATGGTGTAGAGGTCGCCCTCCGAGCATGCTGCGCGTGCCTCAAAAAGGTAAAGCTCAGCGCGTCTCTTAGGCGACTTCTTTCACCTCAAATAGTACAGACCTTGGAAGCAAATGGATGCAAGATTAGATGggattaa